One genomic window of Indioceanicola profundi includes the following:
- the lysA gene encoding diaminopimelate decarboxylase: MTQPTLPKTATFPSGAFQYRGGALHVEDVPLARIAASVGTPAYVYSTAELAANWHAYADAFADAPVDICYALKANSNLAVIRTLAGFGAGADVVSSGELERAMAAGIPASRCVFSGVGKSWSEMAFALKAGIHQINVESFPELEMLSAVAQELGVTAPIAIRVNPDVDAETHGKIATGRKEDKFGIDWAHAREAFARAKSLPGLNPVGVAVHIGSQLIKTSPFESAYRKLAGLVVQLREDGIDIRRIDVGGGLGVPYRPNDHLADHKAYAAVVRQTLGHLDCHITLEPGRSLVATAGLLLSTVNFVKEGLHRRFLVLDAAMNDLIRPSLYEAWHTILTVKEPDAGAGQVSMDVVGPVCESGDTFAKERQMPPVAAGDLVALMTAGAYGAVMASTYNSRPLVPEVLVQGSDWSVVRHRQGMAELLAMEAMPPWLDPSAG, encoded by the coding sequence ATGACCCAGCCTACCCTGCCCAAGACCGCCACCTTCCCCAGCGGCGCCTTCCAGTACCGCGGCGGCGCGCTGCATGTGGAAGACGTGCCGCTGGCCCGCATCGCCGCATCCGTCGGAACGCCGGCCTATGTCTATTCAACCGCCGAGCTGGCGGCGAACTGGCACGCCTATGCCGATGCCTTTGCCGATGCCCCGGTGGACATCTGCTACGCGCTGAAGGCCAATTCCAACCTTGCCGTCATCCGCACCCTGGCCGGCTTCGGCGCCGGGGCGGACGTGGTCTCATCCGGCGAGCTGGAGCGCGCCATGGCCGCCGGCATTCCGGCCAGCCGCTGCGTCTTCTCCGGCGTGGGCAAGAGCTGGAGCGAGATGGCCTTCGCCCTCAAGGCCGGCATCCACCAGATCAATGTGGAGAGCTTCCCCGAGCTGGAGATGCTGTCCGCGGTGGCGCAGGAGCTGGGGGTGACCGCCCCCATCGCCATCCGCGTCAATCCCGACGTGGATGCCGAGACCCACGGGAAGATCGCCACCGGCCGGAAAGAGGACAAGTTCGGCATCGACTGGGCCCATGCGCGCGAAGCCTTCGCCCGCGCCAAGTCCCTGCCGGGGCTGAACCCGGTGGGCGTCGCCGTCCATATCGGCTCCCAGCTCATCAAGACGTCGCCGTTCGAGAGCGCCTATCGGAAGCTGGCCGGGCTGGTGGTCCAGCTTCGGGAGGATGGGATCGACATCCGCCGCATCGATGTCGGCGGCGGCCTGGGCGTTCCCTACCGGCCGAACGACCATCTCGCGGATCACAAGGCCTATGCCGCCGTGGTCCGGCAGACCCTGGGCCACCTGGACTGCCACATCACGCTGGAGCCGGGCCGGTCGCTCGTGGCGACGGCCGGGCTGCTGCTGTCCACCGTGAACTTCGTCAAGGAAGGGCTGCACCGTCGCTTTCTTGTCCTCGACGCGGCAATGAACGACCTGATCCGCCCCTCGCTTTACGAGGCTTGGCACACTATCCTTACAGTCAAGGAGCCGGATGCAGGCGCCGGGCAGGTTTCCATGGATGTGGTGGGGCCGGTCTGTGAGAGCGGCGACACCTTTGCGAAGGAACGGCAGATGCCGCCGGTCGCCGCAGGCGATCTGGTGGCGCTGATGACGGCGGGCGCCTATGGCGCGGTCATGGCCTCCACCTACAACAGCCGGCCCCTGGTGCCGGAGGTTCTGGTGCAGGGCTCAGACTGGAGCGTGGTGCGTCACCGCCAGGGGATGGCGGAGCTTCTGGCCATGGAGGCCATGCCCCCCTGGCTCGACCCGTCGGCGGGCTGA
- a CDS encoding TIGR02302 family protein, whose product MTSRDDLTTSSAPEQAGEPAGALFMAQSALAWERLWPALWPAAGLTGLFVALAWIGIPSLLNPWVHLVLLLAVLGGIGWLLWRGLRGFRFPGVIEARRRIERDSNLRHRPLSTLTDSLGGGARDPLAMALWQAAQERARRQVDRLTLRSPHPNLAARDPWALRAGVGLLLVVGATVSWGSLSERLAAALLPPVGIGGIVQPAMLEAWITPPDYTGLPPVFLTRRAGPAVPQTASADGDAPAEPAAVAVPEGSIIQARVTGGYGTPELAANGQTAPFEPVAGGFQSSQEITSGNRIAVTQAGRELQSWNIVVVPDQAPGIAFRQPPSATERQALRLDYTAADDYGIEKVTATVRLGVELPDTVDQSPLSLPLPLPGRSPKEANATGYHDLTPHPWAGLPVLIRLEAVDGRGQVGSSPDEAFVLPERRFTHPIARQLIEQRRNLTLGGDRAREPVARALSELSVRPGAFGDSLAVFLGMRSTIARLMLDQQPAVIGQVQQTLWDMALALEDGGLSLAERDLRDAQQRLMEALDNEAGDEEIDQLMAELEQAMENFLDALEQQMREAMQNGQQMPEMQPPSDMQTMTREDLEQMMQQMRDMAQTGSREAAREMLSQLQQMMESLQMGQQPTPQQAQQNQQMMEMMEQLQDLARQQQELMDETFRQSQQGQEGQQGQQGQQGQPQQGQQGQMGQQGQMGQQGPQGPARQGRQPGQQQGQMQGQGQGQGQGSAMAEQQEALRRQLGEIMRQFGEMQGDIPRPLGRAERSMNEAGQALQQGAPGQAVQNQSQALDQLQQGLQSMAEQMAQQMMQQGMQAGTGRPQQGRAQGRDPLGRPLPGTGPFNAENVEIPAEADLQRAREILDELRRRSGEQDRPKLERDYIDRLLDRF is encoded by the coding sequence ATGACGAGCCGCGACGACCTGACCACCTCATCGGCCCCGGAACAGGCGGGGGAGCCGGCGGGCGCCCTGTTCATGGCCCAGTCGGCCCTGGCTTGGGAGCGGCTATGGCCGGCCCTGTGGCCCGCCGCCGGCTTGACCGGCCTGTTCGTGGCCCTGGCCTGGATCGGCATTCCCTCGCTGCTGAACCCATGGGTGCATCTGGTCCTGCTGCTGGCCGTGCTCGGCGGCATCGGCTGGCTGCTCTGGCGCGGGCTGCGGGGCTTCCGCTTCCCCGGCGTGATCGAGGCCCGCCGGCGGATCGAGCGGGACAGCAACCTCCGCCACCGTCCCCTTTCCACCCTGACCGACAGCCTGGGCGGCGGCGCGCGCGACCCCCTCGCCATGGCGCTCTGGCAGGCGGCGCAGGAGCGCGCCCGGCGCCAGGTGGACCGTCTCACCCTCCGTTCGCCCCATCCGAACCTCGCCGCCCGAGATCCCTGGGCACTCCGCGCCGGGGTCGGGCTGCTGCTGGTTGTCGGTGCCACGGTATCCTGGGGCAGCCTGTCGGAGCGTCTGGCAGCGGCCCTGCTGCCCCCCGTCGGCATCGGCGGAATCGTCCAGCCGGCCATGCTGGAAGCCTGGATCACCCCGCCGGACTATACCGGCCTTCCCCCGGTATTCCTGACCCGGCGCGCCGGACCCGCCGTGCCGCAGACGGCCTCGGCGGACGGGGACGCGCCGGCCGAGCCGGCGGCCGTGGCGGTGCCGGAAGGCAGCATCATCCAGGCCCGCGTCACCGGCGGCTATGGTACGCCGGAACTGGCCGCCAACGGCCAGACCGCCCCGTTCGAGCCGGTGGCCGGCGGGTTCCAGTCCAGCCAGGAGATCACCAGCGGGAACCGCATCGCGGTGACCCAGGCGGGGCGGGAGCTGCAATCCTGGAACATCGTGGTGGTGCCTGATCAGGCGCCCGGCATCGCTTTCCGCCAGCCGCCCAGCGCCACGGAGCGTCAGGCCCTGCGGCTGGACTACACCGCCGCCGACGATTACGGGATCGAGAAGGTCACCGCGACAGTCCGGCTGGGCGTGGAGCTACCGGACACGGTGGACCAGAGCCCGCTGAGCCTGCCGCTGCCGCTGCCCGGCCGCTCGCCGAAGGAGGCGAACGCCACCGGCTACCATGATCTGACGCCGCACCCCTGGGCCGGCCTGCCGGTGCTGATCCGGCTGGAGGCGGTGGATGGCCGCGGACAGGTCGGCAGCAGCCCCGACGAGGCCTTCGTCCTGCCCGAACGGCGCTTCACCCACCCGATCGCCCGGCAGTTGATCGAGCAGCGCCGGAATCTGACCCTCGGCGGCGACCGCGCCCGTGAGCCTGTTGCCCGCGCCCTGTCGGAACTGTCGGTGCGCCCCGGCGCCTTCGGGGACAGCTTGGCGGTATTCCTGGGCATGCGCTCCACCATCGCCCGCCTGATGCTGGATCAGCAGCCGGCGGTGATCGGGCAGGTGCAGCAGACCCTGTGGGACATGGCGCTGGCGCTTGAGGATGGCGGGCTGTCGCTGGCTGAGCGCGATCTCCGCGATGCCCAGCAGCGCCTGATGGAGGCGCTGGACAATGAGGCCGGCGACGAGGAGATCGACCAGCTCATGGCCGAACTGGAGCAGGCCATGGAGAACTTCCTGGATGCGCTGGAACAGCAGATGCGCGAGGCCATGCAGAACGGCCAGCAGATGCCGGAAATGCAGCCCCCCTCCGACATGCAGACCATGACGCGGGAGGATCTGGAGCAGATGATGCAGCAGATGCGCGACATGGCGCAGACCGGCTCCCGCGAGGCCGCGCGCGAGATGCTGTCGCAGCTTCAGCAGATGATGGAATCGCTGCAGATGGGCCAGCAGCCCACGCCCCAGCAGGCGCAGCAGAACCAGCAGATGATGGAGATGATGGAGCAGCTCCAGGATCTGGCCCGGCAACAGCAGGAGCTGATGGACGAGACCTTCCGCCAGTCGCAGCAGGGACAGGAAGGGCAGCAAGGCCAGCAGGGGCAGCAGGGACAGCCGCAGCAGGGCCAACAGGGTCAGATGGGGCAACAGGGCCAGATGGGACAGCAGGGTCCGCAGGGTCCCGCCCGCCAGGGCCGTCAGCCGGGCCAGCAGCAAGGTCAGATGCAGGGCCAGGGGCAAGGCCAGGGTCAGGGCAGCGCCATGGCCGAACAGCAGGAAGCCCTGCGCCGCCAGCTCGGTGAGATCATGCGCCAGTTCGGCGAGATGCAGGGTGATATCCCCCGCCCGCTGGGCCGGGCCGAGCGATCCATGAACGAGGCCGGACAGGCGCTTCAGCAGGGCGCTCCCGGTCAGGCCGTGCAGAACCAGTCCCAGGCGCTGGACCAGTTGCAGCAGGGCCTTCAGTCCATGGCGGAGCAGATGGCCCAGCAGATGATGCAGCAGGGCATGCAGGCCGGCACCGGCCGTCCGCAGCAGGGCCGCGCCCAGGGGCGCGATCCGCTGGGCCGCCCCCTGCCCGGCACCGGTCCCTTCAATGCGGAGAATGTGGAGATTCCCGCCGAGGCCGATCTGCAGCGCGCCCGCGAAATCCTGGATGAACTGCGCCGCCGCTCCGGCGAGCAGGACCGTCCGAAGCTGGAGCGGGACTATATCGACCGCTTGCTGGACCGGTTCTGA
- a CDS encoding MJ0042-type zinc finger domain-containing protein: MAGAMILSCPSCSRRFLLDAGLLGNGRRVKCGNCAHVWYQDPPEGEAVKPFAAGPDGSDVDAIPPRRFDSYLDEDEGPLPAAGKAAAGVRGASVDGEQKPARWRAVLPWAGLAASLALVGFGLVQGRDAVVGLWPAANRAYELAGMAVEPVGAGLEPVYTAEYREVEGNPMLFVSGEIRNVSDEVREVPDLVATAIDPEGRQVQSWVITPSARRLSPKQTATFSSIQPEGASQAKEIALNFKPAQTAQLTDATH, encoded by the coding sequence ATGGCCGGCGCCATGATCCTCTCCTGCCCGTCCTGTTCCAGACGCTTCCTGCTCGATGCGGGCCTGCTCGGGAACGGACGCAGGGTGAAGTGCGGCAACTGCGCCCATGTCTGGTATCAGGACCCGCCGGAAGGGGAGGCCGTGAAGCCTTTCGCGGCCGGGCCTGACGGTTCGGACGTCGACGCAATCCCGCCGCGCCGCTTCGATTCATACCTGGATGAGGATGAAGGGCCGCTTCCTGCCGCGGGGAAGGCGGCTGCCGGGGTCAGGGGCGCTTCCGTCGACGGGGAACAGAAGCCGGCACGATGGAGGGCGGTTCTGCCCTGGGCCGGGCTTGCCGCCTCCCTGGCGCTGGTGGGATTCGGGCTGGTTCAGGGACGGGATGCCGTCGTCGGCCTCTGGCCTGCCGCCAACCGGGCCTATGAGCTGGCCGGCATGGCGGTGGAACCGGTGGGCGCCGGTCTTGAGCCGGTCTATACGGCCGAATACCGGGAGGTGGAGGGGAACCCGATGCTGTTCGTGTCGGGCGAAATCCGCAATGTCTCCGACGAGGTTCGCGAGGTTCCCGACCTTGTCGCCACCGCCATCGATCCCGAGGGCCGGCAGGTGCAGAGCTGGGTCATCACCCCGTCCGCCCGCCGACTGTCGCCCAAGCAGACCGCCACCTTCAGCTCGATCCAGCCGGAAGGGGCGAGTCAGGCGAAGGAAATCGCACTGAACTTCAAGCCGGCGCAGACCGCCCAGCTTACCGACGCAACGCATTAA
- a CDS encoding cell division protein FtsX, with the protein MSRRGHYDIPLKRDATGRFLPWIIALMVYLATLALAASMVLSGLAQRWDTGLSDSLTIQVSPLPDAAAGSLQTRTEQVQRLLETLPGVEAVRPVPREEALALVEPWLGDSALVAELPVPALIEVGLEDGADVAGIRDRVQSTFPAVSVEDPGTWLADLRRLAGTVQWVAVLVVGLIGAVAVAAVVFAASAGFAVHRSEVELLHVLGASDGYVAGQFQRHMLRLALVGGGAGALLALGTLAAMDRAAAGMQAALLPDLELAAIQWAMLLVVPAAAALLAAATARITVLRALGRLP; encoded by the coding sequence ATGAGCCGACGCGGTCACTACGACATCCCCCTGAAGCGCGACGCCACGGGCCGTTTCCTGCCCTGGATCATTGCCCTGATGGTCTATCTGGCCACCCTGGCGCTGGCCGCCAGCATGGTGCTGTCCGGACTGGCGCAGCGCTGGGACACCGGCCTGTCGGACAGCCTGACCATCCAGGTCAGCCCCCTGCCCGATGCCGCCGCGGGCTCGCTCCAGACCCGCACGGAACAGGTGCAGCGCCTGCTGGAGACCTTGCCCGGCGTGGAGGCCGTGCGCCCGGTCCCGCGGGAGGAGGCGCTTGCCCTGGTGGAGCCATGGCTGGGCGATAGCGCGCTGGTGGCCGAGTTGCCGGTCCCGGCGCTGATCGAGGTGGGGTTGGAGGACGGCGCCGACGTCGCCGGCATCCGGGACCGGGTACAGTCCACATTCCCGGCCGTCAGCGTGGAAGACCCTGGAACATGGCTGGCCGATCTGCGCCGGCTCGCCGGCACTGTGCAATGGGTGGCCGTGCTGGTGGTGGGGCTGATCGGGGCCGTTGCCGTCGCGGCCGTGGTCTTCGCGGCCAGCGCCGGCTTCGCCGTGCACCGGTCGGAGGTCGAGCTTCTGCATGTCCTCGGCGCCAGCGACGGCTATGTGGCCGGCCAGTTCCAACGTCATATGCTGCGGCTGGCGCTGGTGGGCGGCGGCGCCGGCGCGCTGCTCGCCTTGGGCACGCTGGCGGCGATGGACCGGGCGGCGGCGGGGATGCAGGCGGCACTGCTGCCCGACCTGGAGTTGGCCGCTATCCAATGGGCCATGCTGCTGGTCGTACCGGCGGCGGCGGCGCTTCTGGCAGCGGCCACCGCCCGGATCACCGTTCTCCGCGCTCTCGGCCGGTTGCCCTGA
- a CDS encoding YdcF family protein, protein MPSSGRFRLLTSRGPLRPLLLGLALLTLGWLAGLAAFASRLDRAPAAPEGRRTQAIVVLTGGSERLAVGFDLLAADKADKLFISGVYRGVDVRELLRMGRQVPAELECCIVLGHDAADTEGNALETARWMRTEGFTSLRLVTANYHMPRSLVEFRRALPEAEIVAHPVAPPNVRLDHWYFWPGTAELIVSEYTKFLLASLRAILLGPRESPPEGEAPGPAETPPPGPMAAPSAEG, encoded by the coding sequence ATGCCCAGCTCCGGCCGCTTCCGCCTTCTGACCAGCCGCGGGCCGTTGAGGCCACTGCTCCTCGGCCTGGCGCTGCTGACCCTCGGCTGGCTGGCCGGTCTGGCCGCCTTCGCCTCCCGGCTGGATCGGGCCCCGGCTGCGCCGGAAGGGCGGCGCACCCAGGCCATCGTCGTGCTGACCGGCGGCAGCGAGCGTCTGGCCGTCGGCTTCGATCTGCTCGCCGCCGACAAGGCGGACAAGCTCTTCATCTCCGGCGTCTACCGCGGCGTGGACGTGCGGGAGCTGCTGCGCATGGGCCGGCAGGTTCCCGCTGAGCTGGAATGCTGCATCGTGCTGGGCCACGACGCGGCGGATACGGAGGGGAATGCGCTGGAGACCGCCCGCTGGATGCGGACGGAGGGGTTCACGTCGCTCCGCCTCGTAACTGCCAATTACCACATGCCGCGCAGCCTTGTGGAGTTCCGACGGGCCCTGCCGGAGGCGGAGATCGTGGCCCATCCCGTGGCTCCGCCCAATGTGCGGCTGGATCACTGGTACTTCTGGCCCGGCACGGCCGAGCTGATCGTCAGCGAATATACGAAGTTCCTGCTCGCCTCGCTCCGGGCCATACTGCTCGGACCGCGGGAGTCGCCGCCGGAGGGAGAGGCGCCCGGACCGGCGGAAACCCCTCCGCCCGGCCCAATGGCCGCCCCCTCCGCCGAGGGCTGA
- a CDS encoding lysophospholipid acyltransferase family protein has protein sequence MTTRHGLMLTLRSILFNTAFYIWTTICCFGLLWMLLLPRRGMVEVVKWYMRTLYWLERTIIGLRYEVKGLEHLPKEGCYLVGAKHQSMWETMKIHLILGDPAIILKWELLFIPIWGWYAAKARMIAVRRGKRGSAIASMVAGARRVCEESRPIVIFPQGTRTAPGEYRPYKIGIVALYEQLSVPIVPMALNSGMFWGRRTFIRRPGTITVEFLPPIPPGLPREEAMARLESALEPATDRLVTAVGGPATIPPVEQPPRAVLA, from the coding sequence ATGACCACACGGCACGGCCTCATGCTGACCCTGCGCTCCATCCTGTTCAATACGGCCTTTTACATCTGGACGACGATCTGCTGCTTCGGGCTGCTGTGGATGCTGCTGCTGCCCCGGCGCGGCATGGTCGAGGTGGTGAAATGGTACATGCGCACGCTCTACTGGCTGGAGCGGACCATCATCGGGCTGCGCTACGAGGTGAAGGGGCTGGAGCATCTGCCGAAGGAGGGCTGCTATCTGGTCGGGGCCAAGCACCAGTCCATGTGGGAGACGATGAAGATCCATCTGATCCTGGGCGACCCGGCCATCATCCTGAAATGGGAACTGCTGTTCATCCCGATCTGGGGCTGGTACGCCGCCAAGGCCCGCATGATCGCCGTGCGCCGAGGCAAGCGCGGCTCCGCCATCGCCTCCATGGTGGCCGGCGCCCGCCGGGTCTGTGAGGAGAGCCGGCCCATCGTGATCTTCCCCCAGGGCACCCGCACCGCCCCCGGCGAGTACCGCCCCTACAAGATCGGCATCGTCGCGCTGTATGAGCAATTGAGCGTGCCAATCGTGCCCATGGCGCTGAATTCCGGGATGTTCTGGGGCCGCCGCACCTTCATCCGCCGCCCCGGCACCATCACGGTGGAGTTCCTGCCGCCCATCCCGCCCGGCCTGCCGCGGGAGGAGGCCATGGCGCGACTGGAGTCCGCGCTGGAGCCCGCCACCGACAGGCTGGTCACGGCGGTCGGAGGACCGGCTACCATCCCCCCGGTCGAGCAGCCGCCCCGGGCCGTCTTGGCCTGA
- a CDS encoding LAGLIDADG family homing endonuclease — translation MDSLAPISRQIWEMKYRFTQPDGQPVDRTVEETWARVATALAAPERDPDLWRDRFLTALRDFRFLPAGRILAGSGTGRSVTLFNCFVMGTVPDDMGGIFDHLREAALTMQQGGGIGYDFSTLRPKGAAVAGVGSDASGPVSFMDVWDAMCRTIMSAGSRRGAMMATLRCDHPDIELFIDAKREPGRLRMFNLSVLVTDAFMAAVKEDRDWPLVFGGRTCRTVRARDLWDRIMRATYDYAEPGVIFIDRINAENNLAYCESISATNPCITADSWVMTTAGPRQAGEVVGTGFTAIVDGAPYPSGPEGFFSTGVKPVYRLRTREGLELRATACHPIRRIAARTRYQQAEEWTTLGDLKPGDLIRLHDHGPLSWQGPLGEGEGYLIGLLVGDGTLKQDKAVLSVWTPAIAVNGGLPSGPEAVMAVALDCAKRLPHRADFQGWIAVPGRNEHRLASGALKRLALDLGLRPGAKAITPAMERSSSAFHIGFLRGLFDADGSVQGSQTKGISVRLSQSDLDRLRAVQRMLQRLGIISTIYADRRPAGRRVLPDGKGGHQEYECSADHELVIARENVARFADRIGFADTDKAFRLKTALATYKRKLNRERFAAEVLEILPDGEEEVFDVQIPGVNAFDANGLMVHNCGEQPLPPYGACLLGSVNLSTLVREPFTAQAALDMAELERVTALAIRMMDNVVDASRFPLVAQAAEARAKRRIGLGVTGLANALILCGVRYGSEMAVRLTETWLRTIRDVVYRTSAELAAEKGPFPLFDRDEYLSRPMIQKLPQEVRDLIARHGIRNALLTSIAPTGTISLFANNISSGIEPVFAYEYERAVLMPDGSRRTELVQDFAYRLYREMFGEETPLTDAFVDAQGLAPSAHVVMQAAAQKYIDSSISKTINCPEDLPFEAFKDVYLQAYELGCKGCTTYRPNAVTGSVLSVKKDTKPEARAEAASPPAAATPEKAAGSIVYMTQPLARPEALPGQTYKVRWPDSDHALYITVNDMMEGGRRRPFEVFINSKNMEHYAWTVALTRMISAVFRRGGDVSFVVEELKAVFDPRGGHWVGGRYVPSLLAAIGEVIERHMIAIGFLPGAGDVAGQEEDARRAAFLGSPASPAQAAAPPAQQGRTRPPEARLAQCPRCGQATLVRQEGCDLCGNCGYSKCS, via the coding sequence ATGGACAGCCTGGCACCCATCTCCCGCCAGATCTGGGAGATGAAGTACCGCTTCACCCAGCCCGACGGCCAGCCCGTGGACCGTACGGTGGAGGAGACATGGGCCCGCGTCGCCACCGCCCTCGCCGCGCCTGAACGGGACCCCGATCTCTGGCGCGACCGGTTCCTGACGGCGCTCCGGGATTTCCGCTTCCTGCCCGCCGGCCGCATCCTTGCCGGCAGCGGCACCGGCCGCAGCGTCACCCTGTTCAACTGCTTCGTCATGGGCACGGTGCCCGACGACATGGGCGGCATCTTCGACCATCTGCGCGAAGCCGCCCTGACCATGCAGCAGGGCGGCGGCATCGGCTACGACTTCTCCACCCTGCGGCCCAAGGGGGCGGCGGTGGCGGGCGTGGGCAGCGACGCCTCCGGCCCGGTCAGCTTCATGGATGTCTGGGACGCCATGTGCCGCACCATCATGAGTGCCGGCAGCCGCCGCGGCGCCATGATGGCCACGCTCCGCTGCGACCACCCCGACATCGAGCTGTTCATCGACGCCAAGCGCGAGCCCGGCCGGCTGCGCATGTTCAACCTGTCCGTCCTGGTCACCGACGCCTTCATGGCGGCGGTGAAGGAGGATCGCGACTGGCCCCTGGTCTTCGGCGGCAGGACCTGCCGCACCGTCCGCGCCCGCGACCTCTGGGACCGCATCATGCGGGCCACCTACGACTACGCCGAACCCGGCGTGATCTTCATCGACCGCATCAACGCGGAAAACAACCTCGCCTATTGCGAGAGCATATCGGCGACCAACCCCTGCATCACGGCGGACAGTTGGGTCATGACCACCGCCGGGCCGCGCCAGGCCGGAGAAGTGGTGGGCACCGGCTTCACGGCGATTGTGGATGGAGCCCCTTACCCGTCCGGCCCTGAGGGGTTTTTCTCCACCGGCGTCAAGCCGGTCTACCGTCTGCGCACACGGGAAGGGCTGGAGCTGCGGGCGACCGCCTGCCACCCCATCCGTCGGATCGCGGCCCGCACCCGCTACCAGCAGGCGGAGGAGTGGACGACCCTGGGCGATCTGAAACCGGGAGACCTGATACGCCTTCATGACCATGGCCCCCTGTCCTGGCAAGGTCCGCTGGGCGAGGGAGAGGGATATCTGATAGGCCTGCTGGTGGGCGACGGCACCCTCAAGCAGGACAAGGCCGTGCTCTCGGTCTGGACGCCGGCAATCGCCGTCAATGGCGGCCTGCCCTCCGGGCCGGAGGCGGTGATGGCTGTGGCGCTGGACTGTGCCAAGCGCCTGCCGCACCGCGCCGACTTCCAGGGCTGGATCGCCGTTCCGGGCCGGAATGAGCATCGTCTGGCCTCGGGAGCCCTGAAGCGGCTGGCCCTTGATCTCGGCCTCCGCCCTGGCGCCAAGGCCATCACCCCCGCCATGGAGCGCAGCTCCTCCGCGTTCCATATCGGCTTCCTCCGCGGCTTGTTCGACGCCGATGGCAGCGTGCAGGGCAGTCAGACCAAAGGCATCAGCGTGCGGCTGAGCCAAAGCGACCTGGACCGCCTGCGCGCGGTGCAGCGCATGCTGCAACGCCTCGGCATCATCTCCACCATTTACGCCGACCGTCGCCCAGCCGGCCGTCGCGTTCTGCCTGACGGCAAGGGCGGGCATCAGGAATATGAGTGCTCGGCCGACCATGAACTGGTGATTGCGCGGGAGAATGTGGCCCGCTTCGCGGACCGCATCGGCTTTGCGGATACGGACAAGGCCTTCCGGCTGAAAACGGCGCTGGCCACCTATAAACGCAAGCTGAACCGGGAGCGTTTCGCCGCCGAAGTGCTGGAGATCCTGCCGGACGGGGAGGAGGAGGTCTTCGACGTCCAGATTCCCGGGGTCAATGCCTTCGATGCCAACGGCCTCATGGTCCATAATTGCGGCGAGCAGCCGCTTCCCCCCTACGGCGCCTGCCTGCTCGGCTCCGTGAACCTCTCCACCCTGGTGCGGGAGCCGTTCACGGCGCAGGCGGCGCTGGACATGGCGGAGCTGGAGCGGGTGACAGCCCTGGCCATCCGCATGATGGACAATGTGGTGGATGCCAGCCGCTTCCCGCTGGTAGCGCAGGCGGCGGAGGCCAGGGCCAAGCGGCGCATTGGTCTGGGTGTCACCGGGCTGGCCAATGCGCTGATCCTGTGCGGGGTCCGTTACGGCAGCGAAATGGCCGTGCGCCTGACCGAGACATGGCTGCGCACCATCCGCGACGTGGTCTATCGCACCAGTGCGGAGCTGGCGGCGGAGAAAGGCCCCTTCCCCCTGTTCGACCGGGACGAGTATCTGTCCCGGCCCATGATCCAGAAACTGCCGCAGGAGGTTCGCGACCTGATCGCCAGGCACGGCATCCGCAACGCCCTGCTGACCAGCATCGCCCCCACCGGCACCATCAGCTTGTTCGCCAACAACATCTCCAGCGGGATCGAGCCGGTCTTCGCCTATGAGTATGAGCGGGCCGTGCTGATGCCGGACGGATCGCGCCGGACGGAGCTGGTGCAGGACTTCGCCTACCGCCTGTACCGGGAGATGTTCGGGGAGGAGACGCCGCTGACCGACGCCTTCGTGGATGCGCAGGGCTTGGCGCCCAGCGCCCATGTGGTGATGCAGGCGGCGGCCCAGAAATACATCGACAGCTCCATCTCCAAGACCATCAACTGCCCGGAGGACCTGCCTTTCGAGGCGTTCAAGGACGTTTATCTCCAGGCCTACGAGCTGGGCTGCAAGGGTTGCACCACCTACCGCCCCAACGCGGTCACCGGCTCCGTCCTGTCGGTGAAGAAGGACACCAAGCCGGAAGCCAGGGCCGAAGCCGCTTCGCCTCCCGCCGCGGCCACGCCGGAGAAGGCGGCCGGCAGCATCGTCTACATGACACAGCCCCTGGCGCGGCCGGAGGCGCTGCCGGGCCAGACCTACAAGGTCCGCTGGCCGGACAGCGACCACGCCCTCTACATCACCGTGAACGACATGATGGAAGGCGGGCGGCGGCGGCCGTTCGAGGTCTTCATCAACTCCAAGAACATGGAGCATTATGCCTGGACCGTGGCGCTGACCCGCATGATCAGCGCCGTGTTCCGCCGCGGCGGCGACGTCTCCTTCGTGGTGGAGGAGCTGAAGGCGGTGTTCGACCCGCGCGGCGGGCACTGGGTCGGCGGGCGCTACGTCCCTTCCCTGCTGGCCGCCATCGGCGAAGTGATCGAACGGCACATGATCGCCATCGGCTTCCTGCCGGGGGCCGGCGATGTAGCTGGACAGGAGGAGGATGCGCGCCGCGCCGCCTTCCTTGGCTCGCCCGCCTCCCCCGCCCAGGCCGCCGCGCCGCCCGCCCAGCAGGGCCGCACCCGCCCGCCGGAAGCCCGTCTGGCCCAGTGCCCCCGTTGCGGACAGGCCACCCTGGTCCGGCAGGAGGGGTGCGATCTCTGCGGCAACTGCGGCTACAGCAAATGCTCCTGA
- a CDS encoding YgaP-like transmembrane domain: MSDMNEMLEPLFGGEPNLSTTQRGLYIVGGLGLAAAAATPRPNPLLNVLALAGGAYLALSGYYGRCPAKAALIDGNGGGRRSIPNHSGGGGRDALSTREMDYVS; the protein is encoded by the coding sequence ATGAGCGACATGAATGAGATGCTCGAGCCGCTGTTCGGAGGCGAGCCGAATCTCTCGACCACCCAGCGCGGTCTTTACATCGTCGGCGGCCTGGGCTTGGCGGCCGCGGCGGCGACGCCCCGGCCGAACCCGCTGCTGAATGTGCTGGCGCTGGCGGGCGGCGCCTATCTGGCGCTCAGCGGCTATTACGGCCGCTGCCCGGCCAAGGCGGCGCTGATCGACGGCAATGGCGGCGGCAGGCGCTCGATCCCGAACCACAGCGGCGGCGGCGGACGTGATGCGCTGTCGACGCGGGAGATGGACTACGTCTCCTGA